CTGCACGACTCCACGCTCTACAACAACCTGGCTGCCACCACGGCCAGCTCCAACGAACTGCTCACCGACCTCAAGGCCAACCCCAAGCGCTACGTGCACTTCTCGGTGTTCGGCGGGGGCAAGGATAAGAGCAAAGTGGAAACCACGACGACCAAGCCCAACGGCACGGTGGTGGAAACCGACAAAAAGGTAAAGCAGTAAGCATACCTGTCATCCTGAGCGCAGCGAAGGACCTTATCACGTAATTGCTCAAGCGTGACAAGGTCCTTCGCTGCGCTCAGGATGACAGATAGAGCCGGGACGTCGTTCAAACGCGCCGTACCTTTGAAATCCGCCCCCGGGCGGATTTTTTTGCGCCCTATCCCACCAAAAATCCCACCGCTCTTTTTATGAACGTCGAGTTCAACCGCAACGAAGACCAACTCAAGCAGCTCAGCTTCAACCTTACCCAAAAGCTTCAGAAAGTGGCCCTCGGCGGCGGCCCGAAGCGCATCGAGGCCCACAAGGCCAAGGGCAAGCTCACCGCCCGCGAGCGGATTGAATACCTGCTGGATAAAGGCGCGGCGCAGGTGGAAATTGGTGCTTTCGCGGGCGAAGGCATGTACAAAGAAGAGGGCGGCTGCCCCGGCGGCGGCGTGGTCGTCGTCATCGGCTACGTAGCCGGGCGACAGTGCGTGGTGGTGGCCAACGACGCCACCGTGAAGGCCGGCGCCTGGTTCCCCATCACGGCCAAGAAGAACTTGCGGGCTCAGGAAATCAGCATCGAGAACAAGCTGCCCATCATCTACCTCGTCGATTCGGCCGGCGTGTACCTGCCCATGCAGGACGAAATTTTCCCCGATAAGGAGCATTTCGGCCGCATCTTCCGCAACAACGCGGTGATGAGCAGCATGGGCATCGTACAAATTTCGGCCATTATGGGTCCCTGCGTGGCGGGGGGCGCTTATTTGCCCATCATGTCCGACGAGGCCATGATTGTGAACGGCACGGGCTCGGTGTTTCTGGCCGGCTCGTACCTAGTGAAGTCGGCCATTGGCGAGAGCATCGACAACGAGGCGCTGGGCGGCGCCAGCATGCATTCCGAAATCTCGGGCGTGACGGACTACAAGTTCGACACCGACGAGGAGTGCCTGGAGCACATCCGCAACATCTTCGACAAGATGGGTGGGCAGGCGTCGGCGGGTTTCAGCCGCGTGGCCCCGGCCAAGCCGGCGCAGGACGAGCAGGAAATCTACGGCCTCCTGCCGTCGGACCGGGTGAAGCCCTACGACATGATGGACATTATCAACCGCCTGGTCGACAAATCCGAGTTTGAGCCCTACAAGGACCTCTACGGCCAGACGCTCATCTGCGGGCTGGCGCGCATCGACGGCTGGGCCGTGGGCATCGTGGCCAACCAGCGCAAGATTGTGAAGAGCAAGAAAACCGGCATGCAGATGGGCGGCGTCATCTACTCCGACTCGGCCGACAAGGCGGCGCGCTTCATCATGAACTGTAACCAGAAGCGCATTCCGCTGGTGTTTCTGCACGACGTGTCAGGCTTCATGGTGGGTAGCCAGAGCGAGCAGGGCGGCATCATCAAGGACGGCGCCAAGATGGTGAACGCCATGAGCAACTCGGTGGTGCCCAAGTTCACGGTCATCGTGGGCAACAGCTACGGCGCCGGCAACTACGCCATGTGCGGCAAGGCCTACGACCCGCGCCTCATCGTGGCCTGGCCCACCGCCCAACTGGCCGTCATGAGCGGCGCGGCAGCCGCCAACACCCTGCTGCAAATCCAGGTGGCCTCGCTCAAAGCCAAGGGCGAAGTCATCACCCCCGAAGCCGAAAAGGAGTTGCTCGACCGCATCAAGGCCCGCTACGAGGAACAACTCTCGCCCTACTACGCCGCGGCCCGCCTTTGGGTCGATGCGGTGATTGACCCGCTGGAAACCCGGAAGGTGATTTCCGAAGGCATCGCGGCAGCCAATCATGCGCCGATTGAGAAGGCGTATAATGTGGGGGTTATTCAGGTGTGATATTTTGGAAGACGTCTTTCAGTTGCTACTGACTTTTGAGGACACTTATGGCATCAGAAGAACAAGGCCGAGTTGAAATCACCGCAGCAGAAGCTGCTTATCTGACATTGGAAAGCTGGGCTGCTATTGCTATTGGCAGTGAAATCAACAGCTGCTATTGCGGCTCTTGCGATGGTATAGACGCGGTTTTGGTTGTAGGTGACTATTATTTGAGCTTAAATAGTCATGGCGTCATTGTAAAAGGAACCTGTAAAAACTGTGGCGAAGAATTGCAATCCACATATGGCATCCTTAATCCTCAATTGATTGAAGACGTCCTTACAATGACCCGCGGTAAGCGCATAACGTGAATTCCCTATACCTCCTGCCCGGCTGCAACGGCGCGGACAACACCACTTCTTACCACACCATTTCTTAGGCGGCCCCAATCCCCGCTGCCACGCGCTCAAAAAACGGCATGCGGTACTGCGCCGCAAATTCCCGGATGTGGCTGCGCAGCCGGGTTTCTTCGGCCGCGTCGGTGCCGGCGGCGAAGTGCAACTCCACCAGCCAGATATGCACCTGGAAATAGTCGAGCAGCCAACTGTTGGTTTCCAGGTTGAAAAGGGAGTGCAGGTGCGGGGCGCGGGCGCTGATGAGCCCGGTGCGCAATTCGGCCACGGCCCGGAAGGCGCGCAGCAGTTGGTCAAACACATTGGTTTCGAGCCAGGCCAGCTCGGGGAATTGCTGGTTGGTGAACGTGAGCCAGTCGAGCAGCGCCGAAAACTGGCTGGTAAGAAACAGGGCCTCGGCCACAAAAAAGTGGTAGCCGGCCGGAAACAAGTTGTAGAACGCCGGTAGTGGCCCCTGGGGCACCACTGTATGCGGCACATCACGGGCTTCCTGCCGCACCTGGGCCAGCAGCGAAGCCGGCACCACGCCGTCGGGCGCGTCGTGCCAGGCCGTCACGATTTCGGCAAAGGCCCGGCGGCCGCGGGGGAAGGCGTGCACTTCGGGCGGGACTGGCAGGGCACGCACCACCGCCAGGCGGCGGCGCCAGGCCGGCTCGTCCTGGGCCAGAAACTCGGCCAGAAACAGGGCCGCGTGCCCAAACAACTGCGCCTCGGGCGTGTGCTTGTGTTGCAGGTACACGGCCAATACCTCCCCGAACGCGCCGGTAAGGTGGGCCAAGTCCACGAATGACTCCACGTAGAACTCCTGGCCCGCCGGATGGGTGGCCAGCTGCAGGGCCAGGGGTGCCGCCGCGCCGCCGGGCGCCGACGGCCGCGTGATGCGGCCCAGAAAGTACCCCAGCAGCAGGCGCTCGGGTAGGCCAGCTGCTCCATGGCCAGTAGCTCGGGAATGTCGGTAGTGGCCGGGCGGAGGGCGGTGGGTGGCTGCAGGGCCCGGCCCGAAACCGATTGCCCAAAGGCCGCAAAATCGGCGTGGCCGGCGTAGCGGGCCAGTGTATCGAGGGTGTGCAGGTGGTAGCCGCCGTCTTTCTCAACCAAGCCAAAGAATCGCCGCAAGGTGCTGGGGCTGAGGCGCCGCCCGGCGGTGGCAGCGTTTTGCTGCAGCTCCAGCTCCAGGGCATCGCAGTGGCTGGGGTAGCGCAGGGGCTGGCCAAAGCGGGCCGCCACGGCCTCGCGGAGCGCAGCTTGCAGGGGAGGGGAGAGGCGCGGCACGGTAGATGGATGGTTTATGCAAAGAAAAAGATTTTTTTGACCTTTGCGCTGCCTTGTGGCGCTTCCGGATATTTGAAATCCTATTTCACAAGCCCTTTTTATGTTGAGCAAGTATTGCAAACACGGCCACCAAGTGCTGGGCGATGCCTGTAGCCACTGCGCCCGCCGCGTGCAGATAACCTTGATGGGCGGAAAAAACACCCCGCACCTGGGCCGCGGGCCCAATGCCACCCTCACGGAGTTGCGCACCTTGAAAAGCATGCTGGAGCAGGCGCATATCACCGAAGCGGAGTATGATGAGCGGCGCAACTACATTCTGGCCAGCTTTTAGCGCAAAACCTGATTTTATAAAAGCCCTTTCCTAAACAGGAAGGGGCTTTTTTGTGGGTAAATAAAAATAAAGCTTGCGTGGAATACATGGGTGCTATACGTTTGCAGTGTACTAGAACAATAATACACTAGAGTAACAGCCTCATGGTACGCATCCGCAACCTCCATTTCGGGTACTCCCGCAAGCACCCGCTTTTCCAAGACCTCAGCCTGACGTTGGAGCAAGGCCACATTTACGGCCTGCTGGGCAAGAACGGGGCGGGCAAGTCTACCCTGCTCAAGAACCTGGTAGGGCTGGCGTTTCCGCAGGCCGGCACGTGCGAGGTGCTGGGGCAGCCGGCCGCCAAGCGCCTGCCGGCCGTGCTGGCCAACCTGTTTTTTCTGCCCGAAGAAGTGTACGTGCCGGCCGTGACAGCGGCAAAATTTGTGGCGCACACGGCGGGGTTCTACCCCGCGTTCGACCACGAGGCGCTGGCCCGCTACCTGGCCGAGTTTGAGGTGCCGGCCGATGCCGTGTTGCCGTCGCTCTCGTTTGGGCAGCAGAAGAAATTCATGATTGCCTTCGCGCTGGCCGCCAACACCCGCCTGCTGGTGCTGGACGAGCCCACCAACGGCCTCGACATTCCGAGCAAGGCGCAGTTCCGCAAAATCGTGGCATCGGCCTTCGCCGAGGAGCGCTGCCTCATCATTTCCACCCACCAGGTGCGCGATTTGGAAAGCCTGATTGACACCGTGCTGGTGCTGCACGGCCGGCGCATCGTGCTCAACGCCGACCTGGGCGAGCTGGCCGAGCAACTGGCGTTTGCCACGGTACCGGAGGCCGATGCTGCGGACCTCTACGCCGAGGCGTCGGTGCGGGGCGCGCAGGTTATCCGGCCCAACCGCAGCGGCGTGCCGAGCCGCGTCGACCTAGAACTACTCTTCAACGCCCTGGTGAGCGAAACGCCCGCGCTCACCCAGTATCTCACCCAATCCCAACCCCGTCATGAGCCAGTTCTTTAGTTTTTCGCGTTTTGGGCGCTTGTTCGGCAAGCACACCGCCGAGCACGGGCGCGGCTACCTGCTGGGCACCGGCGTGGTGCTGGGCCTGGTGGCCCTGTGGCTGGGCAGCAACGTGAACGGCAGCGCCGACGAGCCGCTGCCCGTGGGCAACCAGATTGGGGCCTTTGTGGCGGGGCTGGGCATGGCGGGGCTGTTGTTCACGAGCACCGTGTTTGGGGCGTATGGCGACAAGCGCCAGGCCACGGCGGCGCTGATGCTGCCCGCCTCTACCTGGGAAAAATACTTGGTGGGCTGGTGCTACGCGCTGCCGGTGTTTCTGGCGGTGTACGTGGCCGGTTTTTACCTGGTGGATGCCACGGTGCTGCATGTTGCCGCCGGGCCGGGCAAGGTGACCAGGCTCATGCCCCTGTTCTCGCAGAAAGACAAGCTGTATTACCTCCTGATTGGCTATGCCGTGCTGAGCTCGGGGTTTTTGTGGGGCAGCATTTACTTCCAGAAGCAGCAGTTCATTCGCACGGCTTTTGCCGGGCTGCTGGGCGGCGTGGCACTGGCGCTGGCCAACTCGCTGCTGGCGAAAGCGCTGGTTGCGCCCGGGCTCAACATGGTGATGCCGTTCTCGGGTGTCAATTTTCAGGAGGGCGGGGAATGGTACCACGTCACGCTGCCGGCGCACTACAACGGCTGGGTGCCGTGGCTGTTTCTGGCCCTGATGCTGCTGTGCTGGGCGGGTGCCTACGCCCGCCTGAAGGAAAAAGAGGTCTAACCGCGACGAATCATCATGGATTTTAAAGAAAACGAAGCCATTTACCTGCAGATAGCCGGGTACGTGAGCGAGCTGATACTGCGGGGCAAGTGGCCGCCCGACAGCAAGATTCCCTCGGTGCGGGAGCTGGCCGGCGACCTGCAGGTGAACCCCAACACGGTGATGCGCACCTACGAGCTGCTGCAGGGCCAGGAGGTGCTGTATAACAAGCGCGGCATCGGGTTTTTTGTGGCGCCCGCG
This DNA window, taken from Hymenobacter sp. 5317J-9, encodes the following:
- a CDS encoding acyl-CoA carboxylase subunit beta translates to MNVEFNRNEDQLKQLSFNLTQKLQKVALGGGPKRIEAHKAKGKLTARERIEYLLDKGAAQVEIGAFAGEGMYKEEGGCPGGGVVVVIGYVAGRQCVVVANDATVKAGAWFPITAKKNLRAQEISIENKLPIIYLVDSAGVYLPMQDEIFPDKEHFGRIFRNNAVMSSMGIVQISAIMGPCVAGGAYLPIMSDEAMIVNGTGSVFLAGSYLVKSAIGESIDNEALGGASMHSEISGVTDYKFDTDEECLEHIRNIFDKMGGQASAGFSRVAPAKPAQDEQEIYGLLPSDRVKPYDMMDIINRLVDKSEFEPYKDLYGQTLICGLARIDGWAVGIVANQRKIVKSKKTGMQMGGVIYSDSADKAARFIMNCNQKRIPLVFLHDVSGFMVGSQSEQGGIIKDGAKMVNAMSNSVVPKFTVIVGNSYGAGNYAMCGKAYDPRLIVAWPTAQLAVMSGAAAANTLLQIQVASLKAKGEVITPEAEKELLDRIKARYEEQLSPYYAAARLWVDAVIDPLETRKVISEGIAAANHAPIEKAYNVGVIQV
- a CDS encoding ABC transporter ATP-binding protein, with translation MVRIRNLHFGYSRKHPLFQDLSLTLEQGHIYGLLGKNGAGKSTLLKNLVGLAFPQAGTCEVLGQPAAKRLPAVLANLFFLPEEVYVPAVTAAKFVAHTAGFYPAFDHEALARYLAEFEVPADAVLPSLSFGQQKKFMIAFALAANTRLLVLDEPTNGLDIPSKAQFRKIVASAFAEERCLIISTHQVRDLESLIDTVLVLHGRRIVLNADLGELAEQLAFATVPEADAADLYAEASVRGAQVIRPNRSGVPSRVDLELLFNALVSETPALTQYLTQSQPRHEPVL
- a CDS encoding GntR family transcriptional regulator is translated as MDFKENEAIYLQIAGYVSELILRGKWPPDSKIPSVRELAGDLQVNPNTVMRTYELLQGQEVLYNKRGIGFFVAPAAVQQVQAARRERFLTQELPEVFGTMLLLGIELPEVQRRYEEFKQAHLHPISHENQ